The following DNA comes from Macrobrachium rosenbergii isolate ZJJX-2024 chromosome 5, ASM4041242v1, whole genome shotgun sequence.
GAATTGTTTTTCTCaaccttttctcttttccaagcatatttataactaatattctttggaggctgtgcACTTCCAGCAATCATTTCCCTTTCaaagcttattttcatttatcggaaaattccttatttacaaagaagacTAGAAGCCATGCCAGTTCTCCGTAAATAACAACCAAAGTCACTAAAGACTCTTCATTGTCTTTCAGAAGGACTGTCCCTGTAGCGCAGAAAATGTTACAAGTACTGTAAAACAagatacaaacatgcacacaatGAGTGCGTCATTTTACTGttaccattaaaaaaacattaaggaCATCATAATGGATTATTGGGGCACTTCCTGCTGTATTGTCCAGTATAAACTGAATTCACAAATACAAATTTGTCAACAACCTTGCCAGCAAGAATAGGAgtatattattaacaatattcgAGAAATTGACGATAGCCGGAAAGCAAATTTAATAACTACACAAAGACAAGTAAATGAGAAAGTAGGAGCCATTACAATGCTGCATTTCaactttactactactactacaagttACACATGTCAGTTGGCAACTAATTGACCCGAATATATACAAGATAAAATTCGTTGTTTAATTTGTAGAAATTATGATCAACAAGGAGGGGTAATTGTATAAAATATTCAAGGTAAACCTGGGATAATTATACGATAAAATCATTACGGCAACTAATTTAATTTATTGcctgaagtaaatattttttctgacGGTTGCGTTCCACTTTATGTAAATTCATTGTAGTTGCCTATTTCGTGTACTGGCGTAATTACTGGGTTAATTAGTCCCAgcgttttcctttaaaaatgccACTCTCAACAGTTGCGGAGAACCATATCCTAGGCTAGTTAGGCTGTGATTAGGACCTAATCGGAAAGCTGTGGCATCTACAGTAGTCTTGACTAATAGCTTACTCGGGGGGGGGATGCCGTTGAAGGACGCACACGGAGGTTTTATTTCAGCAAAAAACATATCTCCCAGTCTGTAGGGCTCCATATATTAActatggtaaaactgaagactactaccacaCCCTGATTCCTGCCTGTCGCCGACcagaatatttactgccttttatttttttgttcatgtttatgtcttatgtttatgatatttactgtcttttgtttgcattttttatattcatctccaGGGGTTGGTACTAAACTCAGTGCCCATTATGCACGTAAACTGGTAATTACTGAACCAGAGGGGCGCAGTAGTGGTCCTCAGCTTTACCCAAACTATACCATCGAATACAGCATATGGACATTGCTTAGGCTTTTCTTTAACTTAAAATTCTCATTGGCCAAACCCAGTGAAAAAACAATGATTTCCATcagtatttatttgttcatttgatatatgagaaaaattatcttttcttaCACAAAGAATTTATGATACTTTTGATGGTATTATTAGTTGACATGTTGTGAATACAAGAAAATTTGGCATTTGGTCATTTaacacattttattataaattccatCATTTTACTCTTAACAATAAAGTAGAGACTTTTGATCAAAGAAAAGTTGGTAATTCTAAGGCATAGTTCTGCATGGAGATATTgtttatgaattaaattttttgacTGATCAGTATAGAAAAAGgtgtatatgatgcagtacaggtgtgataacatgaaaaatttaccaaaataacaTGAGaaattactgtcttttgtttatgtttttacccTCCTCCCTGAGGGGCTGATACTAAACATGGCGTACTACAGAGCTTTTCagagtaaaaacataaacaagacagtaaatttctcacattattttggcaaatttttcaagtaatctCACCTGTACCGAatcatatacacccttttctatactgttcagtcaaaaaatttaATCATAAGCAATATCTCCACACAGAGCTCTTCCTTAGGGCTAGATAAAAGTTAATCTTTATGcagttaagtatttttttatactaaGAAGCCAAACAACTCTTCAGCATTAGGCTTTTGACTCCTTCCTATGGTCAGGGAGTGAGCCCAGATGGTCCAAACCTCCAGTCAGTTCTAAGACTTTCTTatcctccctccaagagtaaGCCATCCTTATGTTAAGTCCAAGGTGAGTTCCGTatgttaacaaatgaaaaattttaaacccatttgtatttttcatagctaacaaaccttcggtcttaacgTATACGGCctacctcaagccacccctcattttTTCCTTGGCTAGAATGAAACTGACATGACGATGCATAGCAGGTGTAAAACAGGTCACGTagcttcctccttctcccctacTGGCTGATGCCTGTTGCCACCAGTACCTTATGTTATTTTTAACCAGACTCCAGCTGGTGCCAGAGAATTTATCCGTGCGTTAAGACCGAAGATTTGttggttatgaaaaatacaaattgatttaaaatatgtcatttttataaaaaatctagtgaatttcatgttttttgaATGTGCAATCATCTGCCATCTTTATAGGAacaccaatattctttggaagcttgaatttcaaatacagtatggttcatctcctgaatactataataataataataataataataataataataataatatgatcttCCACAATTTAATTCCATGTTTATTGTTTAGTTCTATGGttatgttttattctctttttaaccCTACACTGTTGAATATCTCATTTTTAGagaaaatagattattattatcatcaacaaTCTTGCACTTGATCATCAGTAATGAAGACAAGAAACATCTGGACCAGAGAAGCTGAAATGAATGACTTACCAATGGTGTTCCTTTTACCATTCACTTTTCCATATGTTTATGTAATAATCAGATGCATATCACATGCTGGCATATAACTGGTTAATACTGCTATACCGATTATAGGTTTGTTTCTATCTATGTATGTCACTATTTATCAATTTGACTGTGGAGTCCTCTTGCATAATGATCCGTTTTCTGGCCTCCATTCCTGGACTAGCCAAAGCTCTGGCCTTCTTGGCAAAAGTTAGGGTATTACTGGAGAAGAATGCACTGGAAGTTTTGGAGAACCAGTTCCCTGGCTTTTACCATCGACTCTTTGTGATGGAGAAAGAAACGGACGCTGTTGGCAGTCATCAAATTCTTTCCCTCAAACAAGTTTACTCATCAGATACAGTTCAAGAATGCAAACCATTAGCGTGTTTTGCATTCCATCAGATAATGCAGAAAGGGAGGTCCCTTTGAGCTGTATTTAAATGACTCAGGTTAACAGCAGGATCATATGAAGAACTGAGAAGAGAGTGTGGAATTGAGAAGAGAGGAATGGAAATTTATGCAAGCAAACCAGGCTTATGGTGACTAAAAAGGATACTGAGGAAAGAGGTAGGAAAGTGGCTTTGTGGAAGATGCAGAAGAGGTGGGGGGTTGTGAACATGGCACTATATACCAAGCATAAAAGAATGTTTCACAAGATTCTcaagaatacaaaatataattgcagtaaaagattttaaatgcCCAGAATGTATAACAAAAGCAAATggggaagagaggggaagaaGGGTCCTATGATGTGGTGGAAGTACAATCTTTTGATGAGGTAAAAGTGTTAACTTTGGGATACTGCTCTTTGAAGCAGTTATTGAGAGTCAGAAAGGAAAAGATTAGCAAAAGCTTACGTGAAGTGCAAGGAGGCTGCCAGACTACGGGTaaattattatacagaaaaacTTTATTATGCATTTATGGGGCCTGTATTACTCATTGCAGAAGAGATTTGagcactggaaaataaaatagtggCGCTTTTGAAGAGTTATGACCACAATGTTAAACATCATGGATGGAGTTTGGTGAGAGCATATTATGCATGAAGAAATTGTAGAGATATGTGGTGGCTTATGAATAGAAAATGGACCAAGATCCCACAGATTAAGACTGTTTGGACAAGAGATGAGGTATAAATAACAGTTAGATGAATAAAGTATTAGATATAAGCTATGTTAGCAGCAGGGCAAAGGTTATTATGAAGGCCCAGAAATCATTGGAAAGGGGAATAGATGAATACTTACACTAGATAGGAGTAGACAGAATATTTTCAAGCCAGAGACagtagagaaaattaattttatgtgtaACCTTGTAAAGGAAAAATTGACAGAAATTTTAGTGATggtaattatcatcattaatatacTCTTTACTTTAGctttcataaaatgttttattttacttcagcTCTTGATCTAAATAtttgtgttattgtttttgaTGCTGTAAGATAACGATGAATGTTAGCATGGAATGTGTctgattttaaattcatttagtAATCTTGTATTAATGAAGGTTTTTAAATTCGGTTTATCCCTACAGAACTTCCTGCTACTGAAGTAGTCAAAAGACTCAACATGAGTAGTCAAAGGGGAAACCTTAACAGATCCAGGGGACAAAAGCATCAGAATGCCacagtttttaaaaacaacaaatatgaCAAGAGCAAGAggacaaaacaaattaataactTGGAGGTAGCAGAGGTAAGATGATTTGATGCAAGAGCTATTTGGatgttatttcctttattattcaaTGAGTACTCTGTGATTTGTTGGATGATTATTGTATAGATTTTGTTCATTCTGTATGTTCTGTGCCATATGACAAAAGTTTATCTTAGTATCAaaacattatacagtatttaGTAAACTGAGTACAGTATTTAAAGCCAGTCATATGATGAGATTgctgttttgaatatattttaacttttatattggctaaTAAGCTGCTCCAACAGTGAACAGcagttatgtactgtatttattagcATACAGAGAATGGTTTCATGATATAGAATAGACGGTAGGATTATAGGGAGTAAAGGGTTaacatttatatttgtcattGAGTTGATTCTAAGTTAAACATATGGAGAAAAAATCACACCCACTTACCTACCAGAACTTTACTTAGTCTGCTGTAGTGTTGTTATGGTATGTCCTTCTTGATGGACATACTTTTCTTTATATGGAAATAGTCAAGATGCTGATAGTCTCATTCAGTTTCTTTGTTAGATGGGGGTTAACAGTAATTTCAGTTACAGAGCTAAGAGTGGCAGTATGACCAGAGGTTCCATTAAATCTGACTTTACCCGCAGCTGTTGCTGTAATATCTGCAACATGCACATTGCCAGAAATTTGAGTGGGCCTCTTTATCAGAAGGCTGACAAAATTCTATAGCCAACCTACTGTGCTGATTAGTAACACCAGATTCAAGCTAGTCTCTGTGCTTAGCACTGGAATCTCCAAAGATAACAAAAATGCCTTGGGTTACAAGATTGtgtaaagtagaattttttttaaagatatttaatcCTTGGTACCAGGAGTGatggaataataattattattgttttgtgtgATTTGTTTGGTTCTTGTTTTTACTAGGGACAATTAGAAGTTTTTGGTAATAAGCAGCATCTGTTATTAATGTCAATAAATAGTAAAGCTATCCTTTCAGGTGTGCAAAAGATGTCAAGATGTGATCGCATGGAAAATCAAGTACAAGAAATATAAGCTACTCTCTCAGccaaaaacttgtacaaaatgtCATCTAAAGAAAATTAAGGTAATGTAATAATACAGCACAATTAAAAAGTAGCAACTTATGCAGTCCAGTAAGGTATAATATTTTGTAATAGGATGTTATGGTGGCACTATTTTGTCATTTTGATGCACCTTGTGTGTGCTTGTATTAAAAGTTTCAAGTgcatattatttcctttatatatttattgtgaaatAGAGCTCTGTGTGCCTGTAATAATATAGTTTCTGAGATGTGTGTCATAGTCATGTTATAACATATCGTACAAATTctacaaatcaaaatatatataaattttttatgatactgtaactaaaatatgaataatgcagtcagtaatattaataatagtaccATTGAACATAATGCATTATTCTTCAGGTTTAGTGTTCATATTGATAAATTTGCTAATTGGAGGACTAAAATTATTGAAACCTCAGAATTCCAAATACAAGGCTGTGCTCTGTAGAACATTCAGTATCTGAGATTATATATTCACCATAATGTTTTTGATGTATGAAACCAAAATTTATTACTGGCCTTATGAACTTAATACTGTAGTTATTCTGATCTATCAGTTTATACTGTATTAGCCAACAAAAGtacttatataacaaatatattgaaaattataacaaagaGTAGAAATTTGTGGATTAGATGGTCATGTACTACACAGACCAAGGCAAAGCAGAATTCAGTAAACAGAGTAAAACAGGAGACTAAGATAAAATACTTGTAGGATGCCAGTAAGACTACTACTtgtaattaatcatttatttaccatTCAGTTCAAAATAAAAGTATCACAAACTTCAGAAGCAAAACTGTGAACAATTTCACATAGATGTTTACAGTCTTGAGACATGCAGTGTGACAAAGTAGACGGTTGGTACATAGTGGATCAGTGATGTTTATGCATTGTCAACTGCACTCAGTAACTTTGCTCCTTTCATCTATAGGACATAGACTGGCATGTCTGAGGACATTGTGGACCACAGTTTGGGCTCTCTGTGATTGATGGGTTCGttatgaaaattaatgataaactaAAAATTTAGTCCCACTAGATCattaaagataatattaaaagtattataatttattgcagtCTCAAATGTAAATCTTCAAGGTCTGGGAAACTTAATGTTGATTTCTAACTTTATCTGTTACTCATAATAACAGATTAAGATATAGTTAtggttataattttaaatttattgataacctaatactgatattattaaatgtgatttgtatatttatttgagtTCTTGAAATATCTAATACTAATAATGACCCATATAAAGCAGGTTCATTTTTAGGTAaagaagagattttaattttgacattgtagGACTTCTAGCATTTTGCTCTAATGTAAATAAGAGAGTATGATTTTTGGAGTTATCTTCTCACAGTTCTGCAGATTAGCAAATTTCTCTGTGGAAGATAGTGACTTTATATACAACTCTcagctttttatttataaactgccTCTTGgtgcattttccatttcattacttaaaaaatataGACAGGATTTTATGGTAAGAGTGTACAGGTTGTACAGTACAGCATTTTGAATGACAAGGCTGTTTTGAAGGTaggaataattattaaaattataaaatatactgtatatctaatgatataataaaaaaggtaGTCCAAGATTAGAGTAATGAAGTACAGTAGTGGAAATTTTGAGCAAATGTTTTCAACTTGTGTTTGACTATTTAATGTGAAATTAGAAAGTACAGTACAAATAAGTTACTGTGTTCCAGGATTCCTATCATATTGTGTGCCTTGACTGTGCCAAAGATTTGGAGATCTGCTGTAAGTgtgggaaaaaggaagaaattgttGCTCATAAATCTCCATCAGAAAAGGtgagtgaaattttttaatatgataaaGTGAATGAATAGTTCCACTGAGCAGTGCTGCTCTTGACATTTGCTCATCTAACATGCCTTCCCTATTTGCACCTAGTTCACCTCTCTTCACCAACACCAGAGTCCTACAATCATCTTTGACCTTTTGTCTCCCATCACTTATTTTACAGTACTGCTGTATAGACCACACACAACAGCCAGAGCAGCACAATAGAGGTTTCCCAGTATTCTCacccattttttgtatttcttttcgaAATTGGTCTGTCAAATGTAGTCGTTTGCTTTTCTTACAGCAGCACCTCACTTAACTGGATTCCATCAACTGTAATCAGAATTTTATAGGAATATCAGAATTTGATACTTTTTCGTTGCAACGACCAAGATCAAAGGAGAGGTGTTGAAGAAACCATAGTATATACAGTGTGGAGGCAGCAAACAGCAGAATACTTTAAAGTGCACCAAAACATGgcaaaaattgaaggaaatttaCCCTTGAACAgtcattgaaagaaaaattatcaatataaagaaagtctTGACATCCATCTTGGAGAGAAGTTGCCCCATTCATAAAATCTAATGAATAACACTTATGGTATCATTTCAAGCAAGaggaataatataaattaaatcaaattaagtcttgtaaaacaaaaattcagctGGATGGACATCTGTTTTTGACCTTAATGCTGTTATGAAAAAATACTATATTGCATATGCTATGGaacaaagaattttttgaaaattctcCAGTGTTTGTTTAATTATAGTTGTTGGTTACTAAGAATAGTTCTTTTATGTTATTCAAGTGCATATTAATTATGATTaggaattctgaattttttttttattttttgcaggagAGATTACAAACTATGGCTCAGCTTGAAGCAGAGGTAAAGGCACTTTCAGAACGAAAACGTCGTGCTTATTATAGGTTAGTAACTCTGAAATGTAAAATAGTATACCCTGAAATATTGtatcttcatttctcttcattttctgtcTTCTGTGTACCTTTATAGAGgtacataaaaaaacttatattctAATTAGTGTCATAAGATGCTTACCTTAAATTTATTGGTTTGAAGAAAATATTGTCATTAAAATAGTTCCACTcatttgaattttaaagaaatttgtattttttctaacatacaaacccttggtctttacatatgggactttcagcgagctggaaaactggccgttaaacttttgcaaggtggttatggtaatagctacTGATGGTAAGGGCGGAAGTACCGCCCACCAAGTCGGTGTGCATTCAGTTCTATGCAATTTACCTTTTGGCCCGGGTAAGAGAATGAGGgatggtaagaggtgggccctttatgtaaagacctctggtttgtatgtcaggaaaaatacaaattactttaaaaatttgtaatttgttcctacacaaatacaaaccctcggtctttgcatatgggagacttacttttgaagggaggattctgagtaaatctctgaacctgctggtagtttggctcacctgggtattctcttcctggtcatgcaaaggaaggagaccatacctctgatctgttgaacaagAGAAATGTTCAACTGCCAAAGTTCTGGGCATTTCGAATTatggaatgtaatatccttgattcgaaaaagtttggatgaacccacagtgtcgGAGAGTATAGCGCTAAGAACAACCAACTGGTCTgttcatagtcagtccctctctccccttgctggagagaaggaaggatatttgcatctactaatccaaatggAGCTTGATTATAGATGGGATgctcagtcatctagatcacctgcatgcatgccCGTCCAGCACGTGATGGCTCATTAACTGTTTCTctgtccactggaagaggaaggaacccACACACACCTTCCCCTTGCAGCCACACACCTGAGgagagatgcaacctgtccctcaagagctgggtgaactacatgacttgttgagcatccaccataggacccaaggaaaaggtgtccaaggacctatgggcaacgtccCACGGTAAGTGGAGATGAATATGATATACAGACCAATGCCCCTGGCCTTGAAAGATCTGGCCCGAAATGTACGATGTCCACCAGGAAGTTGCAGGATGCccatttgatcatctcactagtcagagaaatgacaatttggacaccgtTTCTCGGCCAACTCGAAGTTAATGAACGAGTTGTTGCTATTGGGCTGAAGGTCTAGTCTTTAAGGAGGCAGCATAGATGTCATACTGTCATTGGAAACACAGGACCATAGAAGTGGAATGATCAGTCTCACTGATCATCTTCGAAACGTAGAACGGCAAAAGGCGTAAGCCTTCAGATGTAATGGATACTAAAGATGTCTTGCTTGTGCAAGGGTGCGAGAAGAGAGAGCAAAGCAGAGCCAACTTTAGTAGCTCAAGAAAAGAAGGACTATGATCAGACTTCCTCTGAGGTTGAGTAAATTTCTGGAAGTCtaggtgccaagatcaactgtccttatctcctgactcTATCAACTGAACCGTTTGTAATTACATCCATCGTGCTTGGGATGTGTGTCTGGTTGGCCACTGTACTGAATCTTCTACTGTCTACTCATGTACCTGCACTGCAATAAagtagatgaaaggacactatGCCCTTTAGCGACCATGGCACTAATGTGGTGTCGTTGCTATCACCCTGAGGAGTGTCTATCTTTGGATATTGAGacttgaaagtctaaaaagaactgtgcttaagTTCCAAGAAAGGAAATGTAGGAGACTGCTGCCGTGGTCAGTGTTTCGAAGAATAaaaaatctctggaggaggataatgcaaccatggcactaccttggtgccattgctatcaaaggagtgcctgTTCGGAccctgagactcctgaaactgtcgTAAGATCCACAAAACATGCTCTCCCTCTTCGtgttgtggatcaactggtaattgcagcagcagctactgcttacatctcccGTATCTTCCACTCATCACAGGGGGTGTAACGTAAAGTCAAAAGAATGGAGCTCTCAGACACCActtcttggctgagggagaaccAAAATCAAGTTGTCAGCACTTAGTTTGGAGGTGAAGTCCTAACTGTTAATGCAAAAGGCCTTTGGGCACTTGGTAGCCTGTAGGGTCCTTAGAAACAGAATGCTCATAAACTGTTGATTTCCCCATGAATCAGGCAGAACAACGGGTGTTGTAAacccaagacttgaatcatggatgcgaaagatgtctcctagatgccaacagcatctgaagttcttaggtcacttatccaagtactgactagcCTCAATGTTTCTAACTATGGATGCGAAGGACGTTTCCTAGACATCAACAGCATCCGGTGTTCTCAGGTagtttctaaccatggatgcgAAAGATGTCTCCCAAACGTCAGCAGCATCTGGTGTCCCTaggaggtcacctatccaagtactgaccagatccAGTCGTTGCTAAACTTCGCTGACCGAACAAGAAGCAATAAATTCAATGTGGTATGGTCAATGGCTGATAGGCCTATGGTCTGTAAACACAGAGCCGAATACAGGAAACACCCCGTATTTGCGGATGCGTgccataaccccccccccccggcaaATAGCTAGaacccgcaaatacttagaacccttctaaaaacacttagaactgcctattttgatagttcaaacataaaaaaaaaaactaaaaatgtttatacaggtattatcctatttacaatggggttagattccaaaaaaaaccatcgtttgttggaaaaacgtatctcgaatatagcctagcctacagtagggtattcagtaccatgtatacatatatggtagcctagcctacactataaagtatactctatacgtacatggtatagtaattattaatgtcatctaattctggaggttcatgcagagtgacttatggtactgtaattcaatacaaagagaaattgaataaaaaataagaattagcttagcctacactatggtatactgtattaatatacGTTAGCGTagcctacagtatactgtactctatattcacttATCGTATAATACAAACATCAACACAAccaatatgcatcttttccatggatcttgtAAAATGTTATGCATTAATTCACtacatccaataatattgtatatattcttacactgcttttgtattataaattgcaatcatagtgatcaatgtttggtttggaaatcgtttacgcgatgtttattttgctgtgtttaactcagttcagagcacttttcttccttctagttagcgtaaatgaatctctagattattaatatggggcaaggttatttttcattatactgtacaaagtgtttttaagtcgaaatataaatgaatctctagattattaatatggggcaaggttatttttcattatactgtacaaagtgtttttaagtcgaaatataacttacatatgtcgcattgtgaaattaatttagctatttttttcattatgagaTGACACTGGCCGATTGGgggtgtttgtttt
Coding sequences within:
- the LOC136838562 gene encoding uncharacterized protein C9orf85-like, with protein sequence MSSQRGNLNRSRGQKHQNATVFKNNKYDKSKRTKQINNLEVAEVCKRCQDVIAWKIKYKKYKLLSQPKTCTKCHLKKIKDSYHIVCLDCAKDLEICCKCGKKEEIVAHKSPSEKERLQTMAQLEAEVKALSERKRRAYYRYMDKLSGKKKKKKPTMTVSSEEGKEGEGLESVDQKEEEDEEASVSLEEYFRNAREKLEELKKKMEEDIFDDFDDLDICGSSEDEFGDVEDDEDDDDCDSESDHESANNS